In a single window of the Rhizobium tropici CIAT 899 genome:
- a CDS encoding cold-shock protein produces the protein MPTGTVKFFNTDKGFGFITPESGGPDVFVHVSALQYGNVLREGQSVSYDLGQDRKTGKTKAENVRPL, from the coding sequence ATGCCAACTGGCACGGTTAAGTTTTTCAATACAGACAAGGGCTTCGGCTTCATTACGCCGGAAAGTGGAGGACCTGACGTTTTCGTTCATGTCTCCGCCCTGCAATACGGCAACGTGCTTCGGGAGGGACAGTCCGTTTCCTACGATCTCGGTCAGGATCGGAAGACAGGCAAGACAAAGGCGGAAAACGTCAGACCGCTCTGA